In Pseudomonas sp. GCEP-101, one DNA window encodes the following:
- a CDS encoding ferredoxin reductase family protein: MKIIWIVLLAMAASFGLALWIDPPAALDIWVVRKQAILFTGVASFALMSLIMLLAVRPVWLEKPLDGLDRMYRAHKWAGILAIVLGLLHYLLELGGPLLARFIGRPVKGPRVETFLDVFRGSAKELGEWSAWLLGAMLVITLWQRFPYHLWRYVHKTLAVVYLVLAFHAVVLAPAGYWTQPIGWLVAFCALVGSLCALWSLTGQIGRRRTHEGIVVAVERPGERMLEVTCKLQGRWQHRAGQFAFLTCNRLEGQHPFTISSGDQGNGEVRFSIKALGDYTQRLQDSLKVGDPVKVEGPYGRFDFRRDKGERQVWIAGGIGITPFLAWLESLQGRPQDCPEVTLLYCVRSPSDAIYAGRLRELCTDLPRIDLRVHYSESEGYLQAADLGLQPGGQGRWPSVWFCGPQALAELLRRDLRRQGMPSGRFHQEAFQMR; encoded by the coding sequence ATGAAAATCATCTGGATCGTATTGTTGGCCATGGCCGCCAGCTTTGGCCTGGCCCTGTGGATCGACCCACCGGCCGCGCTGGACATCTGGGTCGTGCGCAAGCAGGCCATTCTCTTCACCGGCGTTGCGTCCTTTGCGCTGATGTCGCTGATCATGCTGCTGGCGGTGCGCCCGGTGTGGCTGGAAAAGCCCCTCGACGGCCTCGATCGCATGTACCGCGCGCACAAGTGGGCCGGCATCCTGGCCATCGTGCTGGGGCTGCTGCACTACCTGCTGGAATTGGGCGGGCCGCTGCTCGCCAGATTCATCGGCAGACCCGTCAAGGGGCCGCGGGTGGAGACATTCCTCGACGTATTCCGTGGCTCGGCCAAGGAACTGGGCGAGTGGTCGGCCTGGTTGCTGGGGGCGATGCTGGTCATTACCCTCTGGCAGCGTTTCCCGTACCACCTGTGGCGCTACGTTCACAAAACCCTCGCTGTGGTCTATCTGGTGCTCGCCTTCCACGCCGTGGTGCTGGCGCCGGCAGGCTACTGGACGCAGCCCATCGGCTGGCTGGTCGCCTTCTGTGCGCTGGTGGGCAGCCTGTGCGCGCTCTGGTCGTTGACCGGGCAGATCGGCCGCCGGCGCACCCATGAAGGTATCGTGGTGGCGGTCGAGCGCCCCGGCGAGCGCATGCTGGAAGTCACCTGCAAACTCCAGGGCCGCTGGCAGCACCGCGCCGGACAGTTCGCCTTCCTCACCTGCAATCGCCTGGAGGGCCAGCATCCCTTCACCATCTCCAGTGGCGACCAGGGCAACGGCGAGGTGCGCTTCAGCATCAAGGCGCTGGGGGACTACACCCAACGCCTGCAGGACAGCCTGAAGGTCGGTGATCCGGTGAAGGTGGAAGGGCCGTACGGCCGCTTCGACTTCCGCCGCGACAAGGGCGAGCGCCAGGTGTGGATCGCCGGCGGCATCGGCATCACGCCGTTCCTGGCCTGGCTGGAGTCACTGCAGGGGCGGCCCCAGGACTGCCCGGAAGTCACGCTGCTGTACTGCGTGCGCTCCCCGTCCGACGCCATCTACGCCGGTCGCCTGCGCGAGCTGTGTACTGACCTGCCGCGCATCGATCTGCGCGTTCATTACAGCGAGAGCGAAGGCTACCTGCAGGCCGCCGACCTGGGGTTGCAGCCCGGTGGGCAGGGGCGTTGGCCGAGTGTCTGGTTCTGTGGCCCGCAGGCGCTGGCCGAGCTGCTGCGCCGTGACCTGCGCCGCCAGGGCATGCCGAGCGGGCGCTTCCACCAGGAAGCCTTCCAGATGCGCTGA
- a CDS encoding EamA family transporter encodes MLATTLVLLAALLHATWNTLVKFSNDRLLVVACMDVVGLAAALLLLPWIELPPAAVWPWLLTAVALQLVYRVLLIQAYKVGDLGLVYPLMRGLSPLVVLALTLTFGGEHLSDKQILGILLIPLGMLFLLKGGGGSTLPWIAYPTVLLMGLCIGSYTWTDGNALKLWPRPVDYLVWLSLLSGLPFPLVALVGRTRAFAKFWINDWKLGLSVGFCVLLSYGLVLWAMQLGSIAEAAALRETSVLLVVLLGMRFLKEPFGLPRLAACSLVLAGMLVMKL; translated from the coding sequence GTGCTCGCCACCACCTTGGTGCTGCTCGCCGCCCTGCTGCACGCCACCTGGAACACCCTCGTCAAGTTCAGCAACGACCGCCTGCTGGTGGTGGCCTGCATGGACGTGGTCGGCCTGGCCGCCGCGCTGCTCCTGCTGCCGTGGATCGAGCTGCCGCCGGCCGCGGTCTGGCCCTGGCTGCTGACCGCCGTCGCCCTGCAACTGGTCTACCGGGTGCTGCTGATCCAGGCGTACAAGGTCGGCGACCTGGGGTTGGTCTACCCGCTGATGCGCGGGCTGTCGCCGCTGGTGGTGCTGGCGCTGACCCTGACCTTCGGCGGCGAGCACCTCAGCGACAAGCAGATCCTCGGCATCCTGCTGATCCCCCTCGGCATGCTGTTCCTGCTCAAGGGGGGCGGCGGCTCGACGCTGCCGTGGATCGCCTATCCCACCGTGCTGCTGATGGGCCTGTGCATCGGCAGCTACACCTGGACCGACGGCAACGCGCTGAAGCTCTGGCCTCGGCCAGTGGACTACCTGGTCTGGCTGTCGCTGCTGTCCGGCCTGCCGTTCCCGCTGGTCGCCCTGGTGGGGCGCACCCGGGCCTTTGCCAAGTTCTGGATCAACGACTGGAAGCTCGGCCTGAGCGTGGGCTTCTGCGTGCTGCTCAGCTATGGGTTGGTGCTCTGGGCCATGCAGCTGGGTTCCATCGCCGAGGCCGCCGCCCTGCGCGAGACCAGCGTGCTGCTGGTGGTGCTGCTGGGCATGCGCTTCCTCAAGGAGCCGTTCGGCCTGCCGCGCCTGGCGGCGTGCAGCCTGGTGCTGGCGGGCATGCTGGTGATGAAGCTCTGA
- a CDS encoding c-type cytochrome produces MKLKTLLVLLLAGTALAGCHRQDPNSPEYKRQAVFKEMLKTSEDMGGMLRGRIPFDGEKFRAGSSKLGELADKPWQYFPSTQPPAEQVESDDTRAKAEIWQRQLEFQADAKTFEQAVRALGENTRNATPTPEGVRKDFAAVEDACEACHKKFRAL; encoded by the coding sequence ATGAAGTTGAAGACCCTGCTCGTTCTGCTGCTTGCCGGCACGGCGCTCGCCGGCTGCCATCGCCAGGACCCCAACTCGCCGGAGTACAAGCGCCAGGCGGTGTTCAAGGAGATGCTCAAGACCAGCGAGGACATGGGCGGCATGCTGCGTGGCCGTATCCCCTTCGATGGGGAGAAGTTCCGCGCCGGCTCCAGCAAGCTCGGTGAGCTGGCCGACAAGCCCTGGCAGTACTTCCCCAGCACCCAGCCGCCGGCCGAGCAGGTGGAAAGCGACGACACCCGCGCCAAGGCGGAAATCTGGCAACGCCAGCTGGAGTTCCAGGCCGATGCCAAGACCTTCGAACAGGCCGTCCGCGCGCTGGGCGAGAACACCCGCAACGCCACGCCGACGCCCGAGGGCGTGCGCAAGGACTTCGCCGCGGTGGAAGACGCCTGCGAAGCGTGCCACAAGAAATTCCGCGCGCTCTGA
- a CDS encoding MAPEG family protein encodes MPIAFWCVLIAIFLPYVGTSIAKFTGGGFGPRQNHDPRTFLATLEGYRKRANAFQMNSFEVTPAFAAAVIIAYVVNNAEPATIDRLAIAWVTSRLLYLIFYIADLALLRSLVWFLGMGLIIAIFVVSA; translated from the coding sequence ATGCCCATTGCCTTCTGGTGCGTCCTGATCGCGATCTTCCTGCCCTACGTGGGCACCAGCATCGCCAAGTTCACCGGCGGCGGCTTCGGCCCGCGGCAGAACCATGACCCGCGCACCTTCCTCGCCACCCTGGAGGGCTACCGCAAGCGCGCCAATGCCTTCCAGATGAATAGCTTCGAGGTGACGCCAGCCTTCGCTGCCGCGGTAATCATCGCCTACGTGGTCAACAACGCCGAACCCGCCACCATCGACCGCCTGGCGATCGCCTGGGTCACCAGCCGCCTGCTCTACCTGATCTTCTACATCGCCGACCTGGCGCTGCTGCGCTCGCTGGTCTGGTTCCTCGGCATGGGCCTGATCATCGCGATCTTCGTGGTGTCGGCCTGA
- a CDS encoding LemA family protein, translated as MPRLIKFLTGYILVTLLSGCGYNAMQAGDEQVKAAWSEVLNQYQRRADLIPNLVGAVKGYAAHEASVLTQVTEARAKVGSTTINADQLDDPEAVKRFQQAQGQLSSALSRLMVVSENYPQLKADALFQNLQTQLEGTENRITVARGRYVKAVQEYNVMIRQFPQVITAKIFGYKPKANFSVENEAAISTAPKVDFGNPPAQPAQ; from the coding sequence ATGCCCCGCTTGATCAAGTTCCTCACCGGTTACATCCTCGTCACCCTGCTCTCCGGCTGCGGCTACAACGCCATGCAGGCCGGCGACGAGCAGGTGAAGGCCGCCTGGTCGGAAGTCCTCAACCAGTACCAGCGCCGCGCGGACCTGATTCCCAACCTGGTGGGTGCCGTGAAGGGCTACGCCGCCCATGAGGCCAGCGTCCTGACCCAGGTGACCGAGGCGCGCGCCAAGGTCGGCAGCACCACGATCAATGCCGACCAACTGGACGACCCGGAAGCGGTCAAGCGCTTCCAGCAGGCCCAGGGCCAGCTCAGTTCGGCGCTGTCGCGCCTGATGGTGGTGTCGGAGAACTACCCGCAACTCAAGGCCGACGCGCTGTTCCAGAACCTGCAGACCCAGCTTGAAGGCACCGAGAACCGCATCACCGTTGCCCGTGGCCGCTACGTGAAGGCCGTGCAGGAATACAACGTGATGATTCGCCAGTTCCCGCAGGTGATCACCGCGAAGATCTTCGGCTACAAGCCCAAGGCCAACTTCAGCGTGGAAAACGAAGCGGCCATCTCCACCGCGCCGAAGGTGGACTTCGGCAACCCGCCGGCGCAACCCGCGCAATGA
- a CDS encoding DUF1090 domain-containing protein yields the protein MFRSSALMAAVLALGCASPLLAAEAAKPPLTGCAAKRAALETQLEHAKAQGNGNRVAGLQTALEKVKTYCTDAGLAQERKQNVLDAEKEVAQREQDLRKAMNKGDAAKIEKRKDKLAEARAELEQAKRDLEE from the coding sequence ATGTTCCGAAGCTCTGCCCTGATGGCCGCCGTTCTCGCCCTCGGCTGCGCAAGCCCATTGCTCGCCGCCGAGGCCGCCAAGCCACCGCTGACCGGCTGCGCCGCCAAGCGTGCGGCGCTCGAAACCCAGCTGGAGCACGCCAAGGCCCAGGGCAACGGCAACCGCGTCGCCGGGCTGCAGACCGCACTGGAAAAGGTGAAGACCTATTGCACCGACGCCGGTCTGGCGCAGGAACGCAAGCAGAACGTGCTGGATGCCGAGAAGGAAGTCGCCCAGCGCGAGCAGGACCTGCGCAAGGCGATGAACAAGGGCGACGCCGCGAAGATCGAGAAGCGCAAGGACAAGCTGGCCGAGGCCCGCGCCGAGCTGGAGCAGGCCAAGCGCGATCTAGAGGAGTAA
- a CDS encoding metallophosphoesterase, with product MRLRVLSDLHHEHFPNGHRVLPTAEADVVVLAGDIHEHLQGLHWAREEFPDSEIIYVAGNHEFYHSDLPELVQAMRNLARALNIHFLEQDAVVVGGVRFLGATLWTDFQLYGDRASALAYEQADLLMPEFSSVDYFGQPFTPAKSRELCHASCEWLAAELAQPFAGPTVVVTHHAPSPRSIPADYVGDALSPAFASNLDDLAERCDLWIHGHVHTCLDYRIGAARIVANPGGYPGEDNGFDPCRVIDL from the coding sequence ATGCGTCTGCGAGTCCTGTCCGATCTTCACCACGAACATTTCCCCAATGGCCACCGCGTGCTTCCTACTGCCGAAGCGGACGTCGTGGTACTGGCGGGAGACATCCATGAGCACCTGCAGGGGCTGCACTGGGCGCGTGAGGAATTCCCCGACAGTGAAATCATCTACGTCGCCGGCAACCATGAGTTCTATCACTCCGACCTGCCCGAACTGGTCCAGGCCATGCGCAACCTGGCCCGGGCGCTGAACATCCACTTCCTCGAACAGGATGCGGTGGTCGTGGGGGGCGTTCGCTTCCTCGGCGCGACGTTATGGACGGATTTCCAGCTCTACGGCGACCGCGCATCAGCGCTCGCCTACGAGCAGGCAGACCTGCTGATGCCGGAATTCAGCTCGGTGGATTACTTCGGCCAACCCTTCACGCCGGCCAAGAGCCGTGAACTGTGCCATGCCAGCTGCGAATGGCTGGCAGCCGAACTGGCCCAACCCTTCGCCGGCCCCACGGTGGTGGTGACCCACCACGCGCCCAGCCCCCGCTCGATTCCCGCGGATTACGTCGGCGACGCCCTGTCGCCCGCCTTCGCGTCGAACCTCGACGACCTGGCTGAACGCTGCGACCTGTGGATCCACGGACATGTGCACACGTGCCTCGACTACCGCATCGGCGCCGCACGCATCGTCGCCAACCCCGGGGGCTATCCCGGCGAGGACAACGGCTTCGACCCTTGCCGGGTCATCGATCTCTAG
- a CDS encoding TPM domain-containing protein produces MTLPRWLLAALLLCWAALLQAAPVAVPPLSARVTDLTQTLDAAQRAQLENQLAALEQRKGAQLAVLLVPTTGEDSIEAYALRAFEQWKLGRKGVDDGVLLVVAKNDRTLRIEVGYGLEGTITDVQAGQIIREQIVPHFKSGDFAGGIQAGVDSLIALIEPPAVAPAPDSADDELPRTGPSEHYSDAYSNHNASAAADIPPARLLGLLALLVGVPLLCLLFPVQWLRQRSMGRYLLCSALVGSAASAVLLFSEANPAALQQQMIGSFSIPLVLYIFFLPPMWLTSGVLQLLWMILSSIGRGGRGGGGGGGGGGFRGGGGSSGGGGASGRW; encoded by the coding sequence ATGACCTTGCCGCGCTGGCTGCTGGCCGCCCTGCTGCTGTGCTGGGCGGCCTTGCTGCAGGCGGCGCCGGTCGCGGTTCCGCCGCTCAGCGCCCGCGTCACCGACCTGACCCAGACCCTCGACGCCGCCCAGCGCGCGCAGCTGGAAAACCAGCTCGCCGCCCTCGAACAGCGCAAGGGCGCGCAACTGGCCGTGCTGCTGGTTCCCACCACCGGCGAGGACAGCATCGAGGCCTACGCGCTGCGCGCCTTCGAGCAGTGGAAGCTGGGCCGCAAGGGCGTGGATGATGGCGTGCTGCTGGTGGTCGCCAAGAACGACCGCACGCTGCGCATCGAGGTCGGCTACGGCCTGGAAGGCACCATCACCGACGTGCAGGCCGGGCAGATCATCCGTGAACAGATCGTCCCGCACTTCAAGAGCGGCGACTTCGCCGGCGGCATCCAGGCCGGCGTGGACAGCCTGATCGCGCTGATCGAACCGCCCGCCGTAGCGCCCGCCCCGGACAGTGCCGACGACGAGCTTCCACGGACCGGCCCGAGCGAGCATTACAGCGACGCCTATTCCAACCACAACGCCAGCGCCGCCGCGGACATCCCGCCGGCGCGCCTGCTCGGCCTGCTCGCCCTGCTGGTGGGGGTGCCCCTGCTGTGCCTGCTGTTCCCGGTGCAGTGGCTGCGCCAGCGCAGCATGGGCCGCTACCTGCTGTGCAGTGCACTGGTCGGCAGCGCGGCCTCGGCCGTGCTGCTGTTCAGCGAAGCCAATCCGGCCGCCTTGCAGCAGCAGATGATCGGTTCCTTCTCGATCCCGCTGGTGCTGTACATCTTCTTCCTGCCACCGATGTGGCTGACCTCGGGCGTGCTGCAGCTGCTGTGGATGATCCTCAGCTCGATCGGCCGAGGCGGCCGGGGTGGCGGCGGTGGAGGCGGTGGCGGAGGCTTCCGGGGCGGCGGCGGCTCCAGCGGCGGTGGCGGTGCCTCCGGCCGCTGGTAA
- a CDS encoding ABC transporter ATP-binding protein, giving the protein MATLEISGLNKSFTVGKARREVLRHIDLTLADNEFVSIVGTSGCGKSTLLSIAAGLEEFDSGSVKVDGVPINGPGLDRGVVFQSYTLLPWLTARQNVEFALKAAGLPRAQCREIADEHLALVKLTKFAEAYPNELSGGMKQRVAIARALSYRPKILLMDEPFGALDAMTRHQMQELLTRIWETHRLTVMFVTHDVEEAVYLSDRIVVMGLGPGRIKTTFDVKLGRPRHEDMAASAEFIDLQRQVLRSIREEEQGVSAL; this is encoded by the coding sequence ATGGCGACCCTGGAAATCTCCGGCCTGAACAAGAGCTTCACGGTTGGCAAGGCGCGCCGCGAGGTCCTGCGCCATATCGACCTGACCCTGGCGGACAACGAGTTCGTCTCCATCGTCGGCACTTCGGGCTGCGGCAAGAGCACGCTGCTGTCCATCGCCGCGGGCCTCGAGGAATTCGACAGCGGCAGCGTGAAGGTGGATGGCGTGCCCATCAATGGGCCTGGGCTGGACCGTGGCGTGGTGTTCCAGTCCTACACCCTGCTGCCCTGGCTCACCGCGCGGCAGAACGTCGAGTTCGCCCTCAAGGCGGCCGGCCTGCCCCGCGCGCAGTGCCGCGAGATCGCCGACGAGCACCTGGCCCTGGTGAAGCTGACGAAGTTCGCCGAGGCCTATCCGAACGAGCTGTCCGGCGGCATGAAGCAGCGCGTGGCGATTGCCCGTGCGCTGTCCTACCGGCCAAAGATCCTGCTGATGGACGAGCCCTTCGGCGCGCTGGATGCCATGACCCGCCACCAGATGCAGGAGTTGCTCACGCGCATCTGGGAAACCCACCGGCTGACGGTGATGTTCGTCACCCACGACGTGGAAGAGGCGGTGTACCTGTCCGACCGCATCGTGGTGATGGGCCTGGGGCCGGGGCGGATCAAGACCACCTTCGACGTGAAGCTCGGTCGCCCGCGCCACGAGGACATGGCCGCCAGCGCCGAGTTCATCGACCTGCAGCGCCAGGTGCTGCGTTCGATCCGCGAGGAAGAACAGGGCGTTTCCGCCCTGTAG
- the ligB gene encoding NAD-dependent DNA ligase LigB has translation MPPLILVLLLCLAFAAQACPDWPAEQATRQIDALRGQLQEWDDAYHRDGHSPVTDELYDQARERLRQWQACFPLVAAVPETPLASSAGDVRHPVAHTGLDKLADAKAVSDWLAHRRDLWVQPKVDGVAVTLVYRDGRFTQAISRGDGTAGQDWTANAQRIAAIPKQLPGERGRLVLQGELYWRLPQHVQARQGGAGARGKVAGLMARKTLGDEGAQIGLFVWELPDGPLEMPQRLARLRQLGFADSAELTEAVASQADIEAWRERWFHHPLPFASDGIVIRQGRRPPGKAWSAQAPGWAVAWKYPHQQALAEVRRVEFKVGRSGRVTPVLHLAPAELDGRTIQRVGAGSLKRWRSLDVRPGDQVAIALAGLTIPRLDGVVWRSPTRAEVSAPLDGQYDALSCWRPTAGCEEQFLARLEWLGGKNGLGLSGVGPGTWRRLHDAGLLQGLLDWMTLTPERLAQVPGLGERSAAMLNQQFLLARQRSFATWLRALGAPFPAAHPAGEDWSALAARSTAQWQELPGIGTVRAAQLQAFFNAPEVAHLREQLHDLGISGF, from the coding sequence ATGCCCCCTCTCATTCTCGTCCTGCTGCTTTGCCTGGCCTTCGCCGCCCAGGCCTGTCCCGACTGGCCAGCGGAACAAGCGACCCGACAGATCGACGCCCTGCGCGGGCAACTGCAGGAATGGGATGACGCCTACCATCGGGACGGCCACTCCCCCGTCACCGACGAACTCTACGACCAGGCGCGCGAGCGACTGCGGCAGTGGCAGGCGTGCTTCCCCCTCGTCGCTGCCGTGCCCGAGACGCCGCTGGCCAGCAGCGCGGGCGACGTCCGCCACCCGGTGGCGCACACCGGCCTCGACAAGCTGGCCGATGCCAAGGCAGTGAGCGACTGGCTGGCGCATCGTCGCGATCTCTGGGTGCAACCCAAGGTCGACGGCGTGGCAGTCACGCTGGTCTACCGCGATGGACGCTTTACCCAGGCCATCAGCCGCGGCGACGGTACCGCCGGGCAGGACTGGACCGCCAACGCGCAACGGATTGCCGCCATTCCAAAGCAGCTGCCTGGCGAGCGCGGCCGCCTGGTACTGCAGGGCGAGCTGTACTGGCGCCTGCCGCAGCACGTGCAGGCCCGCCAAGGCGGTGCGGGCGCGCGCGGCAAGGTCGCCGGGCTGATGGCACGCAAGACGCTGGGCGACGAAGGTGCCCAGATCGGCCTGTTCGTCTGGGAACTGCCAGATGGCCCGCTGGAAATGCCGCAGCGCCTCGCCCGCCTGCGCCAGCTCGGCTTTGCCGACAGCGCCGAGTTGACCGAAGCGGTCGCCAGCCAGGCGGACATCGAGGCCTGGCGCGAGCGATGGTTTCACCACCCCCTGCCCTTCGCCAGCGACGGCATCGTCATTCGCCAGGGTCGTCGGCCGCCGGGCAAGGCCTGGAGTGCCCAGGCGCCAGGCTGGGCGGTGGCCTGGAAATACCCGCACCAGCAGGCATTGGCCGAGGTCCGACGCGTGGAGTTCAAGGTCGGGCGCAGCGGCCGGGTGACGCCCGTGCTGCATCTCGCACCCGCGGAGCTGGATGGGCGCACCATCCAGCGCGTCGGCGCCGGTTCGCTCAAGCGTTGGCGCAGCCTCGACGTTCGCCCCGGCGACCAGGTCGCCATCGCCCTCGCCGGGCTGACCATCCCACGGCTGGACGGTGTGGTCTGGCGCTCGCCGACGCGTGCGGAGGTATCGGCGCCGCTTGACGGCCAATACGACGCCCTCTCCTGCTGGCGCCCCACCGCGGGCTGCGAGGAGCAATTTCTCGCGCGCCTGGAGTGGCTGGGTGGCAAGAACGGGTTGGGGCTGTCCGGCGTCGGCCCGGGCACCTGGCGCCGCCTGCACGACGCCGGGCTGCTTCAGGGCCTGCTCGATTGGATGACCCTGACACCCGAGCGGCTGGCGCAGGTTCCAGGCCTTGGCGAGCGCAGCGCCGCCATGCTGAACCAACAATTCCTGCTGGCCCGCCAACGCTCGTTCGCAACCTGGCTGCGCGCCCTGGGAGCGCCCTTCCCCGCCGCCCACCCGGCGGGTGAAGACTGGTCGGCCCTCGCCGCTCGCAGCACCGCGCAATGGCAGGAGCTGCCCGGCATCGGCACGGTACGCGCCGCGCAGCTGCAAGCCTTCTTCAACGCGCCGGAGGTCGCGCACCTGCGTGAGCAGTTGCACGACCTCGGCATCAGCGGTTTCTGA
- a CDS encoding ABC transporter permease — translation MKARKSHPLFTIGKPIAQRHFLLIGGAVFVLLALLWWLAGASGAVPKIFLPAPGDVWARMLKLAADGTLWADLKVSVYRIAVAFVVSSAMSIVIGVFAGCYGFWKAASEPLVDFVRYMPVVAFVPLTILWAGTSDFQKFLIIWIGTFFQQVLMVMDAIKRVPADFVGLGRTLGMPDRRILLKIVLPSALPGIWDALRISLGWAWTWLVLAELVAATSGLGYRITVSQRFFQTDTIIGYILLLGFLGLVTDQAMRAGEKVLFRYNRRRN, via the coding sequence ATGAAAGCCCGTAAATCCCACCCGCTGTTCACGATTGGCAAGCCGATCGCACAGCGTCATTTCCTGCTCATCGGCGGCGCCGTGTTCGTCCTGCTGGCGCTGCTCTGGTGGCTGGCTGGCGCCAGCGGCGCGGTGCCGAAGATCTTCCTGCCGGCGCCCGGCGACGTCTGGGCGCGCATGCTCAAGCTGGCCGCCGACGGCACCCTGTGGGCGGACCTGAAGGTCAGCGTGTACCGCATTGCCGTGGCCTTCGTGGTGTCCTCGGCGATGTCCATCGTGATCGGCGTGTTCGCCGGCTGCTATGGCTTCTGGAAGGCCGCCAGCGAACCGCTGGTGGACTTCGTGCGCTACATGCCGGTGGTCGCCTTCGTCCCGCTGACCATCCTCTGGGCCGGTACCAGTGACTTCCAGAAATTCCTCATCATCTGGATCGGCACCTTTTTCCAGCAGGTGCTGATGGTGATGGATGCCATCAAGCGCGTGCCGGCGGACTTCGTCGGCCTCGGCCGCACCCTGGGCATGCCGGATCGCCGCATCCTCCTGAAGATCGTCCTGCCCAGCGCGTTGCCGGGCATCTGGGATGCCCTGCGGATCAGCCTCGGCTGGGCCTGGACCTGGCTGGTGCTGGCCGAACTGGTGGCCGCCACCTCCGGCCTGGGCTACCGCATCACGGTGTCCCAGCGCTTCTTCCAGACCGACACCATCATCGGCTACATCCTCCTGCTGGGCTTCCTCGGGCTGGTCACCGACCAGGCCATGCGCGCCGGCGAGAAGGTCCTGTTCCGCTACAACCGGAGGCGCAACTAA
- a CDS encoding alpha/beta hydrolase family esterase — MRLTMRIVQTLIALLVLALMAGAWWYVPGELTQRPQLSGSSEDASVRQGERRRSYVLYVPRKLAEHPALLVVLHSSQSNGERMRRDSGYRFDALADRDGFLVLYPDGFEGHWNDCRRVAAYSARRLNIDDVGFLSQMIERLQRERGVDPARVFATGYSNGGQMALRLAAEAPDKVNGIAAVAANLPAADNDACLPADRPMAALLMNGTRDPINPYAGGRVTLFGLGDRGNVLAAEESALALARRNGQGGEPQVDKLTQPGPVWTQRQRWTAEGRPPVELVTVFGGGHLLPQPLYRPPRLLGRVDPELDGPAEIWRFFSELSPNELTHNPPSSGELAR, encoded by the coding sequence ATGCGGCTGACGATGCGGATCGTGCAGACACTCATCGCGCTGTTGGTGCTGGCGCTGATGGCGGGCGCCTGGTGGTACGTGCCCGGTGAGTTGACGCAGCGGCCTCAACTGAGCGGCAGCAGCGAGGATGCCTCGGTGCGCCAGGGCGAGCGGCGACGCAGCTATGTGCTCTACGTGCCGCGGAAACTGGCCGAGCATCCGGCGCTGCTGGTGGTCCTGCACAGTTCGCAGAGCAACGGCGAGCGCATGCGCCGCGACAGCGGCTACCGATTCGATGCCCTGGCCGACCGCGACGGGTTCCTGGTGCTGTACCCCGATGGTTTCGAGGGACACTGGAACGATTGCCGGCGGGTGGCCGCCTACAGCGCACGGCGGCTGAACATCGACGACGTCGGCTTCCTCTCGCAGATGATCGAACGCCTGCAGCGCGAGCGCGGCGTCGACCCTGCGCGGGTCTTCGCCACGGGCTACTCCAATGGCGGGCAGATGGCCCTGCGCCTGGCCGCCGAAGCGCCGGACAAGGTCAATGGCATTGCCGCGGTGGCTGCCAACCTGCCCGCCGCCGACAACGACGCCTGCCTTCCTGCCGACCGCCCCATGGCCGCGCTGTTGATGAACGGCACCCGCGACCCGATCAATCCTTACGCCGGCGGCCGGGTCACCCTGTTCGGCCTGGGGGATCGCGGCAATGTCCTGGCGGCCGAGGAATCCGCCCTCGCCCTGGCTCGGCGCAATGGCCAGGGCGGCGAGCCGCAGGTGGACAAGCTGACCCAGCCCGGCCCGGTGTGGACGCAGCGGCAGCGCTGGACTGCCGAGGGCCGGCCGCCAGTGGAGCTGGTAACGGTGTTCGGGGGCGGGCATCTGCTGCCGCAGCCGCTGTACCGGCCGCCGCGGCTGCTGGGGCGGGTCGACCCGGAGCTGGATGGGCCCGCGGAAATCTGGCGTTTCTTCAGTGAGCTGTCGCCGAACGAACTGACGCATAACCCACCATCGTCCGGTGAGCTGGCACGCTAG